A window from Zingiber officinale cultivar Zhangliang unplaced genomic scaffold, Zo_v1.1 ctg30, whole genome shotgun sequence encodes these proteins:
- the LOC122037368 gene encoding aspartic proteinase nepenthesin-2-like, producing MDRARDRASAAVSFFLFVLSISVDAAGPAPGTPLHSLAGSPHLVLPLVLSRANSTRRSPGSRRFLSRQFSANARMRLYDDLLTNGYYTTRLFIGSPPQKFALIVDSGSTVTYVPCSTCEQCGNHQDPRFQPDLSSTYEPVKCNVACTCDQDQKQCTYERQYAEMSSSTGVLGEDLISFGTESELKPQRATFGCENSETGDLFSQHADGIIGLGRGPLSLMDQLVEKGVIGDSFSLCYGGMDIGGGTMVLGEITPPTDMVFSRSDPVRSAYYNIELKGIYVDGRPLQIDSRVFDGRHGTVLDSGTTYAYLPEEAFIAFQDAILSKLQSLKQIPGPDPNYKDICFSGAGSDVSQLSNIFPKVDMVFGNGEKLTLSPENYLFRHSKVSGGYCLGVFQNGRDQTTLLGGIVVRNTLVTYDRQNERIGFWKTNCSELWERLHVGGAPSPAPSQSTNSTIFDSPAPSPSVLPDQFKIGLIAFEMSLNITYADLLPHTMELAVLIANELGIDTNQVHLVNIMSEGNTTRLRWEIFPNGSSNYFSSSAATNIISRLTEHQVHLPENFGSYQLVGWNVEPPSRRTWWGKHAVAVIAGISLVILLSFSTFFVWHFWRQRKGFNAYRSVDAPVPEQELQPL from the exons ATGGACCGCGCGAGGGATCGGGCCTCCGCCGccgtctccttcttcctcttcgtcCTCTCCATCTCCGTGGATGCCGCCGGACCGGCGCCGGGAACTCCGCTCCACTCCCTCGCTGGGTCACCTCACTTGGTCCTGCCGCTAGTCCTCTCCCGCGCGAACTCAACTCGCCGATCCCCCGGTTCGAGGCGCTTTCTTTCCCGTCAATTTTCAGCCAACGCTCGGATGAGGCTCTACGATGATCTCCTCACCAACGG gtATTACACTACGAGGCTCTTTATCGGCTCGCCGCCTCAAAAATTTGCTTTGATTGTCGATTCAGGGAGTACGGTCACATATGTTCCTTGCTCCACATGCGAGCAATGTGGGAATCATCAG GACCCAAGATTTCAACCTGATTTATCAAGCACATATGAACCTGTAAAATGCAATGTTGCTTGTACCTGTGACCAGGATCAAAAGCAGTGTACTTATGAGAGGCAATATGCTGAAATGAGCTCTAGTACTGGTGTGCTCGGCGAGGACCTTATATCATTTGGAACAGAAAGTGAACTTAAACCTCAGCGTGCTACTTTTGGGTGTGAAAATTCTGAAACTGGTGATTTATTTAGTCAACATGCTGATGGCATAATTGGTCTGGGCCGTGGACCGCTCAGTTTAATGGACCAGCTTGTTGAAAAGGGTGTTATTGGTGATTCATTTTCTTTATGCTATGGAGGGATGGATATTGGTGGAGGTACAATGGTTCTTGGGGAGATAACCCCACCTACTGACATGGTGTTTTCCCGATCAGATCCTGTTCGAAG TGCATACTACAATATCGAGCTCAAgggaatatatgtggatggtagGCCACTGCAAATAGATTCAAGAGTATTTGATGGCAGGCATGGCACAGTCTTGGATAGCGGAACCACATATGCATATCTACCAGAGGAAGCATTTATAGCTTTTCAAGACGCT ATCCTGAGCAAGTTACAATCTCTTAAGCAAATTCCTGGACCTGATCCAAATTATAAAGATATTTGCTTTTCTGGTGCGGGAAG TGATGTCTCTCAACTTTCAAACATCTTCCCAAAGGTTGATATGGTATTTGGTAATGGAGAAAAGCTAACACTTTCACCAGAGAACTACTTGTTTCGG CACTCAAAGGTTAGCGGTGGTTATTGCCTAGGAGTTTTTCAGAATGGAAGAGACCAAACGACACTTTTAGGAG GTATTGTTGTTAGGAATACACTGGTGACTTATGATCGTCAGAATGAGAGAATTGGATTTTGGAAAACCAATTGTTCTGAATTATGGGAGAGATTACATGTGGGTGGAGCCCCATCACCTGCACCTTCACAGTCAACAAATTCCACCATATTTGATTCACCTGCTCCTTCTCCTAGTGTTTTGCCAG ATCAATTCAAAATTGGGCTTATAGCCTTTGAAATGTCTCTGAATATTACATATGCTGACCTATTGCCCCACACAATGGAACTAGCAGTGCTAATTGCGAATGAGTTGGGGATTGATACAAATCAG GTTCATTTGGTAAATATTATGAGTGAGGGAAACACTACGCGACTAAGATGGgaaatttttccaaatgggtcTTCTAATTACTTTTCTAGTTCAGCAGCAACG AATATTATATCCCGGTTAACTGAACATCAAGTTCACCTTCCTGAAAATTTTGGAAGTTATCAGTTGGTTGGATGGAACGTTGAGCCTCCTTCAAGAAG AACATGGTGGGGAAAGCATGCGGTGGCTGTTATTGCCGGAATATCACTTGTGATTTTGCTCAGTTTTTCGACCTTCTTCGTATGGCACTTCTGGAGGCAGAGGAAAGGATTCAATGCATATAGGTCCGTGGATGCACCTGTTCCTGAACAAGAATTGCAGCCGTTATAA
- the LOC122037379 gene encoding indole-3-acetic acid-amido synthetase GH3.8-like, whose amino-acid sequence MASIILLFPELPGVFSRFLHFFCSRRNRSELECSTMAVETVVPTAIANGGKLGSAANEKHAEKLRFIEEMTADADAVQEKVLAKILTRNAETEYLRRYGLGGATDRDTFKAKVPVVTYDDLQPEIQRIANGDRSAILSAHPISEFLTSSGTSAGERKLMPTIKEELDRRQLLYSLLMPVMNLYMPGLDKGKGLYFLFVKSETKTPGGLTARPVLTSYYKSDHFKGRPYDPYNVYTSPTAAILCTDAFQSMYAQMLCGLLQRLDVLRLGAVFASGLLRAIRFLQLHWPELSHDIASGALSAKVTDPSIRAAVGELLALPDPELARFVTGECAKGDWAGIITRIWPNTKYLDVIVTGAMAQYIPTLEYYSGGLPMACTMYASSECYFGLNLKPLCNPSEVSYTIMPNMAYFEFLPHGYSAPEQLVDLAQVEIGKEYELVITTYAGLNRYRVGDILRVTGFHNAAPQFRFIRRKNVLLSIDSDKTNEAELQKAVDSASALLRPYGASVVEYTSHACTKSIPGHYVVYWELLTKAGRSAEALMEALTREGVMERCCLAMEEALNSVYRQSRAADGSIGPLEIRLVHGGTFEELMDYAISRGASINQFKVPRCVTFPPILELLDSRLVSAHFSPALPRWSPHPNN is encoded by the exons ATGGCGTCCATCATCCTCCTCTTTCCGGAGCTTCCCGGGGTTTTCTCTCGCTTTCTCCATTTCTTCTGCTCTCGCCGGAATCGAAGTGAATTAGAGTGTTCGACAATGGCGGTGGAGACCGTGGTGCCTACTGCGATCGCGAACGGGGGTAAGCTTGGGTCAGCGGCCAACGAGAAACACGCCGAGAAGCTGAGGTTCATCGAGGAAATGACCGCCGACGCCGACGCGGTGCAGGAGAAGGTGCTCGCCAAGATACTGACGCGCAACGCTGAGACAGAGTACCTCCGGAGGTACGGGCTCGGCGGCGCCACCGACCGCGACACCTTCAAGGCCAAGGTCCCCGTGGTCACCTACGACGACCTGCAGCCGGAGATTCAGAGGATTGCCAATGGCGACCGCTCCGCCATCCTCTCCGCCCATCCCATATCCGAGTTCCTCACCAG CTCGGGGACGTCTGCCGGAGAACGGAAGCTGATGCCCACCATCAAAGAGGAGCTCGATCGGAGGCAGCTCCTTTACAGCCTTCTCATGCCGGTGATGAACCT TTACATGCCGGGGCTGGACAAAGGGAAGGGGCTCTATTTCCTATTCGTGAAGTCGGAGACCAAAACGCCCGGCGGCCTGACGGCGCGTCCGGTGCTGACGAGCTACTACAAAAGCGATCACTTCAAGGGCCGCCCTTACGACCCCTACAACGTCTACACCAGCCCGACCGCAGCGATACTCTGCACCGACGCGTTCCAGAGCATGTACGCGCAGATGCTCTGCGGCCTGCTCCAGCGCCTCGACGTGCTCCGCCTGGGCGCGGTCTTCGCCTCCGGCCTACTCCGCGCCATCCGCTTCCTCCAGCTCCACTGGCCGGAGCTGTCCCACGACATCGCGAGCGGGGCGCTGTCTGCCAAGGTCACCGACCCTTCGATCCGCGCCGCTGTCGGCGAGCTCCTGGCGCTGCCGGACCCGGAGCTGGCCCGATTCGTGACGGGCGAGTGCGCCAAGGGGGATTGGGCGGGGATCATCACCCGGATCTGGCCCAACACCAAGTACCTGGACGTGATCGTGACGGGGGCCATGGCGCAGTACATCCCCACCCTGGAGTACTACAGCGGCGGCCTCCCCATGGCCTGCACCATGTATGCTTCCTCCGAATGCTACTTCGGCCTCAACCTGAAGCCTTTGTGCAACCCCTCCGAGGTCTCCTACACCATCATGCCCAACATGGCATACTTCGAGTTCCTGCCCCACGGCTACTCGGCGCCGGAGCAGCTGGTCGATTTGGCCCAAGTGGAGATCGGGAAGGAGTACGAGCTGGTGATCACCACCTACGCCGGCCTGAACCGGTACCGTGTGGGCGACATCCTGCGGGTGACCGGCTTCCACAACGCGGCGCCGCAGTTCCGCTTCATCCGCCGCAAGAACGTGCTGCTGAGCATCGACTCCGACAAGACCAACGAGGCGGAGCTGCAGAAGGCGGTGGACAGCGCGTCGGCGCTGCTTCGACCGTACGGCGCCAGCGTGGTGGAGTACACGAGCCACGCCTGCACCAAGTCCATCCCGGGGCACTACGTCGTCTACTGGGAGCTTCTGACCAAGGCGGGCAGGTCGGCGGAGGCGCTAATGGAGGCGCTGACGCGCGAAGGGGTGATGGAGCGGTGCTGCCTGGCGATGGAGGAAGCGCTGAACTCGGTGTACCGGCAGAGCCGCGCGGCCGACGGCTCCATCGGTCCGCTGGAGATACGGCTGGTCCATGGGGGCACGTTCGAGGAGCTCATGGACTACGCCATCTCAAGGGGCGCATCAATCAACCAGTTCAAGGTGCCGCGCTGCGTCACCTTCCCGCCAATCCTCGAACTGCTCGATTCCCGCCTCGTCTCCGCCCACTTCAGCCCCGCCCTTCCCCGGTGGTCGCCGCACCCCAACAACTGA